The following are encoded together in the Dyella terrae genome:
- a CDS encoding DNA-directed RNA polymerase subunit alpha codes for MAVSSTSVLRPRGLSVEELGANRAKVVVEPLERGFGHTLGNALRRVLLSSIPGSAIVEVEIDGVLHEYTTLEGLQEDVIEVLLNLKDVAIRQHSGDEVTLTLSKKGKGVVTAGDIAVDHSVEIINPEHVICHLTKDIALNMRLKVRRGVGYQPASARQHPDDEARPIGRLQLDASFAPVLRVAYEVDAARVEQRTNLDKLVLDIETNGTIGAEDAVRKAAEILNDQLSVFGDFSRRESATDKAEKGGFDPLLLRPIDDLELTVRSANCLKAESIYYIGDLVQKTEVELLKTPNLGKKSLTEIKDVLGGRGLALGMKLENWPPPGLSHGMQLG; via the coding sequence ATGGCAGTTTCGTCAACTAGCGTGCTGCGCCCTCGCGGCCTCAGCGTCGAGGAGCTCGGAGCCAACCGCGCCAAGGTGGTGGTGGAGCCGCTCGAGCGTGGCTTCGGCCACACCCTGGGCAACGCGCTGCGCCGCGTGCTGCTCTCCTCGATCCCTGGCTCTGCCATCGTCGAGGTGGAAATTGATGGCGTGCTGCACGAGTACACCACGCTTGAGGGTCTGCAGGAGGACGTCATTGAAGTCCTGCTTAACCTCAAGGATGTGGCGATTCGCCAGCATTCGGGTGATGAAGTCACCCTGACCTTGTCCAAGAAGGGCAAGGGCGTGGTCACCGCCGGCGATATCGCCGTCGACCACTCGGTGGAAATCATCAACCCCGAGCATGTGATCTGCCACCTGACTAAGGACATTGCCCTCAACATGCGCCTGAAGGTGCGTCGCGGTGTCGGCTACCAGCCGGCCAGCGCGCGCCAGCATCCGGATGATGAGGCTCGTCCGATTGGCCGCCTGCAGCTCGACGCGTCGTTCGCGCCGGTCCTGCGTGTTGCCTACGAAGTTGACGCCGCTCGCGTTGAGCAGCGCACCAACCTCGACAAGCTCGTGTTGGATATCGAAACCAACGGCACCATCGGTGCGGAAGACGCGGTTCGCAAGGCTGCTGAAATCCTCAACGACCAGCTGTCGGTGTTCGGCGACTTCTCGCGTCGCGAGAGCGCTACCGATAAGGCTGAGAAGGGCGGTTTCGATCCGCTGCTGCTGCGCCCGATCGACGATCTGGAGCTCACCGTGCGTTCGGCTAACTGCCTGAAGGCCGAGAGCATCTACTACATCGGCGATCTGGTTCAGAAGACCGAAGTGGAGCTGCTCAAGACCCCGAACCTCGGCAAGAAGTCTCTGACCGAAATCAAGGACGTGTTGGGTGGTCGTGGTCTCGCGCTCGGTATGAAGCTTGAAAACTGGCCGCCGCCGGGTCTGTCCCACGGTATGCAGCTGGGCTAA
- the rplQ gene encoding 50S ribosomal protein L17 — protein MRHQKSGRKLNRTSSHREAMFKNMAASLIKHELIRTTLPKAKELRRVAEPLITLAKTDGVANRRLAFARLRDKEAVGKLFIELGPRYRERPGGYLRILKAGFRVGDNAPMAYVELVDRPRAEPSAE, from the coding sequence ATGCGCCACCAGAAATCCGGTCGCAAGCTCAACCGCACGAGCAGCCACCGCGAAGCCATGTTCAAGAACATGGCCGCGTCGCTGATCAAGCATGAGCTGATCCGTACCACCCTTCCCAAGGCGAAGGAACTCCGTCGCGTCGCCGAGCCGCTCATCACGCTCGCCAAGACGGATGGCGTCGCCAATCGCCGTCTGGCTTTCGCCCGTTTGCGCGATAAGGAAGCCGTGGGCAAGCTGTTCATCGAGCTTGGCCCGCGCTACCGCGAGCGTCCCGGCGGTTACCTGCGTATCTTGAAGGCAGGCTTCCGCGTCGGTGACAACGCTCCGATGGCGTACGTCGAGCTGGTTGATCGCCCGCGCGCCGAACCGTCTGCTGAGTAA
- a CDS encoding type II toxin-antitoxin system RatA family toxin: protein MKLVVHRRIAVRPDELFALSQDYGRRLEWDSFLQEAYLLHGAVQAAVGVESYCKSKGGSVMVSQYVSYRPPHVAAVTMTRGPALLHSFSGTWEFRAAPDGGTDVRFVYNFRLRPAWLRPLLEPLVARIYGSQMRRRLAAFQRWSEGGAMPVRGQG, encoded by the coding sequence GTGAAACTGGTCGTTCATCGCCGCATTGCGGTTCGTCCGGATGAGTTGTTTGCCTTGTCTCAGGACTATGGGCGTCGGCTCGAATGGGACAGCTTTCTGCAGGAAGCCTATTTGCTCCACGGCGCCGTGCAGGCTGCCGTAGGCGTTGAGTCCTACTGCAAGAGCAAGGGCGGAAGCGTCATGGTGTCGCAGTACGTTTCATACCGGCCACCTCACGTGGCGGCGGTCACCATGACGCGTGGGCCAGCCTTGCTGCACTCCTTCAGCGGTACCTGGGAGTTTCGCGCGGCACCTGATGGTGGCACGGACGTGCGCTTCGTCTACAACTTCCGGCTTCGCCCGGCCTGGCTACGGCCTCTGCTGGAGCCGCTGGTGGCCCGCATTTATGGCTCCCAAATGCGACGACGCCTGGCGGCCTTCCAGCGATGGTCGGAAGGCGGCGCTATGCCCGTCAGAGGTCAGGGCTGA
- a CDS encoding disulfide bond formation protein B: MNPFRWSYRATYLAGFAVCVALLGYALYAEHVLNMIPCPLCIFQRIAFMIMGVFFLLGGLHAPRGGTRWIYTGGVVLGALGGIVTAGRHLWLQTLPADQIPACGPNLGYMVDAFPFAKVLKMVFTGSGECAKIEPVFGLPMPAWTLLWYLLLVFLAVYAAKRKRA; encoded by the coding sequence ATGAATCCTTTCCGCTGGTCATATCGCGCCACCTATCTCGCTGGTTTCGCCGTTTGCGTGGCGCTCCTGGGCTATGCGCTTTATGCGGAGCACGTGCTCAACATGATTCCGTGTCCGCTGTGCATCTTCCAGCGCATCGCGTTCATGATAATGGGCGTGTTCTTTCTGCTGGGCGGCCTGCACGCGCCGCGTGGCGGTACTCGCTGGATCTACACGGGTGGCGTGGTGCTGGGCGCGTTAGGCGGCATCGTCACGGCCGGTCGCCACTTGTGGCTGCAGACCTTGCCGGCAGATCAGATTCCCGCCTGCGGTCCGAACCTTGGCTACATGGTGGATGCGTTCCCGTTCGCCAAAGTGCTAAAGATGGTATTCACCGGCTCGGGCGAGTGCGCCAAGATCGAGCCGGTGTTCGGGTTGCCGATGCCGGCGTGGACGCTGCTCTGGTATCTGCTGCTGGTCTTCCTGGCTGTTTATGCCGCCAAGCGCAAGCGCGCCTGA
- a CDS encoding class II 3-deoxy-7-phosphoheptulonate synthase, with the protein MSHATPLTPSPSHGSEDWSPRSWQAHQALQQPLYEDAVELARATDQLATLPPLVTSWEVLALKQALGEAQEGKRFLLQGGDCAESFADCTSPIISNRLKVLLQMSLVLVHGLKKPVLRVGRFAGQYAKPRSTDTETRDGLTLPSFRGDLVNSPEFTPEARRADPQRLIQAHAHSALTMNFVRALIDGGFADLHHPEYWDLAWVEHSPLAAEYRRMVTAIGDSLRFMETLAGPIAGFSRVDFFTSHEALLLHYEQALTRQVPRHHGWFNLSTHFPWIGMRTAALDGAHVEYFRGIRNPIAVKVGPSVTAEQLLPLIDALNPEEEPGRLTLIHRMGNASISRALPPLLDAVKREGRRVLWVADPMHGNTEATSNGYKTRRFDNIRGELDQAFDIHAAAGTRLGGVHLELTGEDVTECLGGARDLSETDLDRAYKSMVDPRLNYEQSLELAMLIVRKSAGSRDR; encoded by the coding sequence ATGTCACACGCCACACCTCTGACGCCTTCACCGTCGCACGGCAGCGAAGACTGGTCGCCCCGCAGCTGGCAGGCCCATCAAGCGCTGCAACAGCCGTTGTATGAAGATGCAGTCGAGCTTGCCCGAGCCACCGACCAGTTGGCCACGCTACCGCCGCTGGTGACCTCCTGGGAGGTATTGGCGTTGAAGCAGGCGCTGGGCGAGGCGCAGGAGGGCAAGCGCTTCCTGTTGCAAGGCGGTGATTGCGCAGAGAGCTTTGCAGACTGCACCAGCCCGATCATCTCCAATCGCCTTAAAGTGTTGCTGCAGATGAGCCTGGTGCTAGTGCACGGGCTCAAGAAGCCGGTGTTGCGAGTAGGCCGCTTTGCCGGCCAGTACGCCAAGCCACGTTCGACCGATACCGAAACGCGTGATGGCCTGACCCTGCCGAGCTTCCGCGGGGATCTGGTCAACAGCCCCGAGTTCACGCCCGAGGCGCGCCGCGCGGATCCACAGCGACTGATTCAAGCGCACGCCCATTCGGCGCTTACCATGAACTTTGTGCGCGCGTTGATCGATGGTGGGTTCGCCGATCTGCATCACCCCGAGTACTGGGATCTTGCCTGGGTCGAACATTCGCCGCTGGCTGCCGAGTACCGTCGCATGGTGACGGCCATCGGCGATTCGTTGCGCTTTATGGAGACACTGGCGGGCCCAATCGCGGGGTTCTCACGGGTGGACTTCTTCACCTCCCACGAGGCGCTGCTGCTGCACTACGAGCAAGCGCTGACCCGGCAGGTGCCTCGCCACCATGGCTGGTTTAACTTGTCCACGCATTTCCCGTGGATCGGCATGCGTACCGCCGCTCTGGATGGCGCCCATGTTGAATATTTCCGGGGCATCCGCAACCCGATCGCGGTGAAAGTGGGGCCGTCGGTGACGGCGGAGCAACTGCTGCCACTTATCGACGCATTGAATCCCGAAGAAGAGCCTGGCCGCCTGACGTTGATCCACCGCATGGGCAACGCGTCGATCAGTCGGGCTCTACCGCCCTTGCTCGATGCGGTGAAGCGTGAGGGGCGGCGTGTGCTGTGGGTAGCCGACCCTATGCACGGCAACACCGAGGCGACCTCCAACGGTTACAAGACGCGCCGTTTCGACAACATCCGGGGTGAACTGGACCAGGCCTTCGACATCCATGCGGCCGCCGGTACGCGCCTTGGCGGTGTGCACCTGGAGTTGACGGGTGAGGACGTCACCGAGTGCCTCGGCGGCGCCCGTGACTTGAGCGAGACGGATCTCGACCGTGCCTACAAGTCGATGGTGGATCCGCGGCTCAATTACGAGCAGTCGCTCGAGCTGGCCATGTTGATCGTGCGCAAGTCCGCCGGCTCCCGAGATCGTTAA
- a CDS encoding c-type cytochrome — protein sequence MKSLSAKWSRAGHALGAWVLLVGMLLAGKANAQDAAHPDIPDTLQQRIAACTACHGVHGEGTPESGFFPRLAGKPAGYLARQLKDFQDGLRKYAPMEYTVKQLSPAYMHEIAEYFAAQEVPYARSPVPNVSAQLRQRGETLVAHGDPSRQIPPCAACHGSQLTGVQPDIPGLVGLPYDYISSQLGSWRTKTRSTVAPDCMSEIANRLSDSDITAVSAWLASRELPADMHAQAPGTVTPPLHCGVLSDKGDGA from the coding sequence ATGAAAAGTCTCTCAGCGAAGTGGTCGCGGGCCGGGCACGCGTTGGGTGCATGGGTGTTGTTGGTCGGGATGCTGCTGGCCGGTAAAGCGAATGCGCAGGACGCCGCGCATCCTGATATTCCCGACACCTTGCAGCAACGCATTGCCGCATGCACGGCCTGCCATGGCGTACATGGCGAGGGCACGCCTGAAAGCGGCTTCTTTCCCCGCCTTGCTGGCAAACCCGCCGGTTATTTGGCCCGGCAGCTCAAGGACTTTCAGGACGGTCTGCGCAAATACGCGCCGATGGAATACACGGTCAAGCAACTCAGTCCGGCCTACATGCACGAGATCGCCGAGTACTTCGCAGCACAGGAAGTGCCTTACGCACGTTCGCCCGTACCCAATGTTTCGGCGCAGCTGCGCCAGAGGGGTGAAACGCTGGTAGCGCATGGCGACCCCTCGCGACAGATTCCGCCATGCGCTGCCTGTCACGGTAGTCAGCTCACGGGCGTGCAGCCGGACATTCCCGGCCTGGTCGGTTTGCCGTACGACTACATCAGTTCGCAATTGGGCTCGTGGCGTACGAAAACCCGCAGCACCGTCGCACCGGATTGCATGTCAGAGATCGCCAATCGTCTGAGCGATTCCGACATCACCGCCGTCTCGGCATGGCTCGCGAGTCGTGAGCTGCCGGCCGACATGCATGCGCAGGCGCCGGGCACGGTGACGCCACCGTTGCATTGCGGTGTGTTGAGCGACAAGGGAGACGGCGCATGA
- a CDS encoding cytochrome c: MKRIVIIVVALLLIAGGWWLFRSETRQPVPPSSSKVGAATLKDPVLIAKGHYLAIVGDCASCHTAQGGERFAGGRVLATPFGNIPSPNITPDGDTGLGEWSFEDFWQALHSGKGRHGEFLYPVFSYTSFTKVTRDDALAIFAYLQSLAPVHAPAQAPTLEFPYSVRNSLKAWRALYFHEGEFQRDASKSDAWNRGAYLVQGLGHCNECHAPRDSLGGQQGSASLAGGQIPAQNWYAPDLSTQANGGLAGWSEQDIVDLLKTGQSARGTAFGPMAEVVAQSTQHMHEDDLRAMATYLQSLPPRPAAVTTTSELDTRAILAQGAKVYTERCADCHGKDGNGVVGIYPPLNGNSSVNEPTGINATRVVLLGGFAPVTEGSARPYSMPPFAQQLSDADVAAVVTYIRQSWSNKASIVMERDVAQNRHTPID, encoded by the coding sequence ATGAAGCGCATTGTCATCATCGTCGTTGCACTGCTCCTGATTGCCGGCGGCTGGTGGTTGTTTCGCAGCGAAACGCGGCAACCGGTACCGCCGTCCTCCAGCAAGGTGGGTGCCGCCACGCTGAAGGATCCCGTGCTCATCGCCAAGGGCCACTATCTCGCCATCGTCGGCGACTGCGCGTCATGCCACACGGCGCAGGGCGGCGAGCGCTTCGCGGGCGGTCGCGTGTTGGCCACGCCGTTCGGAAATATTCCGTCGCCCAACATCACGCCCGACGGTGATACCGGCCTCGGGGAATGGAGTTTCGAGGATTTCTGGCAAGCCTTGCACAGCGGTAAGGGACGCCATGGAGAATTCCTCTATCCGGTGTTCTCGTATACCTCCTTCACCAAGGTGACGCGCGACGACGCGCTGGCCATCTTCGCCTACCTGCAATCGCTCGCTCCGGTGCACGCGCCTGCGCAGGCGCCGACGTTGGAGTTCCCCTACAGCGTGCGCAATAGTTTGAAGGCGTGGCGCGCTCTTTATTTTCATGAGGGCGAATTCCAGCGCGACGCGTCGAAGTCCGATGCATGGAATCGCGGCGCCTATCTCGTACAGGGATTGGGCCACTGCAATGAGTGTCATGCGCCCCGCGATTCACTGGGCGGGCAGCAGGGCAGTGCATCCCTGGCGGGTGGACAGATTCCCGCACAGAACTGGTACGCGCCCGATCTGAGCACGCAGGCGAATGGCGGCCTTGCAGGGTGGAGCGAACAGGACATCGTCGACCTGCTCAAGACCGGCCAGTCGGCGCGCGGCACAGCGTTTGGCCCCATGGCTGAAGTAGTAGCGCAGAGCACACAGCACATGCACGAGGATGACCTGCGCGCCATGGCCACGTACCTGCAATCGCTGCCACCGCGCCCCGCGGCTGTCACCACCACGTCCGAGCTCGACACGCGAGCGATCCTGGCGCAAGGAGCCAAGGTGTACACGGAGCGCTGCGCGGATTGCCACGGCAAGGACGGTAATGGCGTGGTGGGTATCTACCCGCCGCTCAACGGCAATTCCTCGGTCAACGAACCGACCGGCATCAACGCCACGCGTGTTGTGCTGCTGGGTGGCTTTGCACCGGTGACGGAAGGCAGCGCCCGTCCGTATTCGATGCCGCCGTTTGCCCAGCAACTCAGCGATGCAGATGTTGCCGCCGTGGTCACCTACATCCGGCAGTCGTGGTCGAACAAGGCATCGATTGTGATGGAGCGTGACGTTGCCCAAAACCGCCATACGCCCATCGATTGA
- a CDS encoding NAD-dependent epimerase/dehydratase family protein, translating into MQTQRTALVIGANGGIGQETCLALLRHGWQVRALVRKAPDAKQGIDWRIGDAMQRADVLEAAAGVDVIVHAVNPPGYRGWERLVLPMLDNTIAAARASGARIVLPGTVYNYGPDAFPLLREDSPQHPATRKGEIRAEMEHRLQAAANAGGRVLVLRCGDFFGPSAGNNWFAQGLMQAGKPITRMAYPGDYGIGHSWAYLPDVAEVMVRLLDRENELSRFERFHFGGHWLDGHAMLASLRRATGNASLKAGRFPWWLARLASPFNETLRELCKMRYLWRGPVQLDDKKLKAFLGTDLYTPVDQAISAALTGAGCMPASAANAVAHA; encoded by the coding sequence ATGCAAACCCAACGTACGGCTCTGGTGATTGGCGCCAATGGCGGCATCGGACAGGAAACCTGCCTGGCCCTGCTGCGGCATGGCTGGCAAGTGCGCGCACTCGTGCGTAAGGCACCTGATGCGAAGCAAGGCATCGACTGGCGGATCGGTGACGCCATGCAGCGCGCCGATGTGCTTGAGGCCGCAGCCGGCGTCGACGTGATTGTCCACGCGGTGAATCCGCCGGGCTACCGTGGCTGGGAACGTCTGGTGCTACCCATGCTGGACAACACCATCGCCGCAGCCCGCGCCAGCGGCGCTCGCATCGTGCTACCCGGCACGGTCTACAACTACGGCCCCGACGCCTTCCCGCTTTTGCGCGAGGACTCGCCGCAACATCCGGCCACGCGCAAGGGCGAGATCCGCGCGGAGATGGAACATCGCCTGCAGGCAGCGGCGAATGCCGGCGGCCGGGTGCTCGTATTGCGCTGTGGCGATTTCTTTGGCCCGAGCGCCGGCAACAACTGGTTTGCACAGGGACTGATGCAAGCAGGCAAACCCATCACGCGTATGGCCTACCCTGGCGACTACGGCATTGGCCACAGCTGGGCCTATCTGCCGGATGTGGCCGAAGTGATGGTGCGCCTGCTAGACCGCGAGAACGAACTGTCTCGCTTCGAACGTTTCCACTTCGGCGGCCACTGGCTGGACGGACACGCCATGCTCGCCTCTCTGCGCCGTGCCACCGGCAATGCCAGCCTCAAGGCCGGCCGCTTTCCTTGGTGGTTGGCGCGACTCGCTTCGCCCTTCAATGAAACGCTGCGCGAGCTGTGCAAGATGCGCTACCTGTGGCGAGGCCCCGTCCAACTGGACGACAAGAAACTCAAGGCATTCCTCGGCACCGATCTGTACACGCCGGTCGATCAGGCGATATCCGCTGCGCTGACCGGCGCTGGCTGCATGCCCGCGTCAGCAGCCAACGCTGTGGCGCATGCGTGA
- a CDS encoding LysR family transcriptional regulator: MANIEPGWELYRSFLAVMREGSLSGAARALAMTQPSLGRHMRELESLLGAPLFTRTPQGLVPTELAHELEPHAQAMASASAVLRRVASAGHAELSGTVRVTASEVIGAEVLPPILTEFRERHPGIVVELVLSNQSADLLRRDADIAVRMVQPTQEALVARRVGKVELGMFAHRRYLDAHGYPQALNALGGHALIGFDTETPYIRRLRPAGLPYAREHFALRTDSDLAALAAIRAGFGIGIAQVNLARRDPLLVRLFPAELALWLETWMVMHEDLRASLRVRRLFDHLATALEAYVRS; the protein is encoded by the coding sequence ATGGCTAACATCGAACCCGGTTGGGAGCTCTACCGCTCGTTTCTCGCCGTCATGCGGGAGGGCAGCCTGTCCGGTGCTGCCCGCGCATTGGCCATGACCCAGCCCAGTCTTGGCCGTCATATGCGCGAGCTGGAATCCCTGCTCGGCGCTCCGTTGTTTACCCGTACCCCGCAAGGGCTGGTGCCGACCGAGCTGGCACACGAGCTGGAACCCCATGCCCAGGCCATGGCGTCGGCGTCGGCGGTGCTGCGACGTGTCGCTTCGGCAGGGCACGCCGAGCTAAGCGGTACCGTCCGGGTCACCGCAAGCGAGGTGATCGGTGCCGAAGTGCTGCCTCCGATCCTGACGGAGTTCCGCGAACGGCATCCGGGCATCGTGGTTGAGCTGGTGCTGTCGAACCAGTCGGCCGACCTGCTACGGCGCGACGCCGACATCGCGGTCCGCATGGTTCAGCCCACCCAGGAGGCACTGGTTGCCCGGCGCGTGGGAAAGGTCGAACTGGGCATGTTTGCCCACCGCCGCTATCTGGATGCGCACGGATACCCGCAGGCGCTCAATGCGCTCGGCGGCCATGCACTGATCGGCTTCGATACAGAAACGCCCTACATCCGCCGCCTGCGCCCAGCAGGGCTGCCTTATGCGCGCGAACACTTCGCTTTGCGCACGGACAGTGATTTGGCGGCGCTGGCGGCCATACGCGCAGGCTTTGGCATCGGCATCGCCCAGGTGAATCTCGCGCGGCGTGATCCCCTGCTGGTTCGTCTATTTCCGGCTGAGCTCGCGCTGTGGCTGGAGACCTGGATGGTCATGCACGAGGACCTGCGCGCCAGCTTGCGCGTGCGCCGCCTGTTCGATCATCTGGCGACAGCGCTGGAGGCTTACGTGCGCTCTTGA
- a CDS encoding mismatch-specific DNA-glycosylase, with protein MPAPILPDLLQPGLALVFCGTAAGRRSAEEGAYYAHPGNLFWRALHAVELTPRLFAPAEFPLLPALGIGLTDLAKHHMGNDDELPRDAFDVVALRQRIEHHAPRVLAFTSKAAARAALGHAVNYGPQTERFGQTQLFVLPSPSGQARGHWDLAPWQALAALMRSAQERT; from the coding sequence ATGCCCGCCCCGATCCTGCCCGACCTGCTCCAACCCGGCCTCGCCCTGGTCTTCTGTGGCACCGCTGCCGGCCGTCGTTCCGCCGAGGAAGGCGCCTACTACGCGCACCCGGGCAACCTGTTCTGGCGCGCCCTGCATGCCGTGGAGCTCACCCCGCGGCTATTCGCGCCGGCGGAGTTCCCCCTGCTGCCCGCCCTGGGCATCGGCCTGACCGATCTGGCCAAGCATCACATGGGCAACGACGACGAGCTTCCGCGCGACGCCTTCGATGTCGTGGCGCTGCGCCAACGCATCGAGCACCACGCCCCGCGGGTGCTGGCGTTCACCAGCAAGGCCGCCGCGCGCGCCGCACTGGGGCATGCCGTCAACTACGGCCCACAAACGGAACGCTTCGGGCAGACACAGCTGTTCGTGCTGCCATCGCCATCCGGGCAGGCCCGCGGGCACTGGGACCTCGCCCCCTGGCAGGCACTCGCCGCCCTGATGCGTTCGGCTCAAGAGCGCACGTAA
- the rng gene encoding ribonuclease G yields the protein MSEEILINVTPRETRVGVVENGMLQEVHVERASRRGYVGNVYKGRVQRVMPGMQAVFVDIGLERAAFLHASDIVRPTLPATGDGAEVSGGGNGHTPSISELVHEGQEIVVQVVKDPIGTKGARLSTHLSIPSRYLVLLPHARTLGISARIEEEAERQRLKDVLNSLIGENPLGYIVRTNAEGQTAESLAFDVTYLGKVWRVVQENIVKAKVGERVYEELSLPLRSLRDMLNEDIEKVRVDSRETFEKVVKFVHKFMPQLDDRVEHYSGERPIFDLYGVEDEVQRALKKEVPLKSGGYLIVDQTEAMTTIDVNTGGYVGTRNLEETVYRTNLEAAQAAARQLRLRNLGGIIIIDFIDMTDEEHRRQVLRMLEKGLLRDHAKTTVYPMSALGLVEMTRKRTTESLERQLCEPCPACSGRGTLKTAETVTYEIFREITRAVRQFNTEKLLVMASPNVVGRILEEESVAVAELEEFISKSIRFQAEEHYSQEQFDVVLL from the coding sequence GTGAGCGAAGAAATCCTGATCAACGTGACCCCACGCGAAACACGCGTCGGCGTGGTCGAGAATGGCATGTTGCAGGAGGTGCACGTCGAGCGGGCCTCCCGCCGTGGTTACGTGGGCAACGTCTACAAGGGGCGCGTGCAGCGGGTGATGCCGGGCATGCAGGCGGTATTCGTCGACATTGGGCTGGAGCGGGCAGCTTTCCTGCACGCCTCCGACATCGTGCGTCCGACGCTGCCGGCCACCGGGGATGGCGCCGAGGTGAGTGGCGGTGGCAACGGCCATACGCCGTCGATTAGTGAACTGGTCCACGAGGGGCAAGAAATTGTGGTGCAGGTGGTGAAGGACCCGATCGGCACCAAGGGCGCCCGGCTTTCCACCCATCTGTCCATTCCATCGCGCTACCTGGTGCTGCTGCCGCATGCGCGCACACTGGGCATTTCTGCTCGCATCGAGGAAGAAGCCGAGCGGCAGCGTCTGAAAGACGTGCTGAACTCGCTGATCGGAGAGAACCCGTTGGGCTACATCGTCCGCACCAATGCGGAAGGGCAGACCGCCGAATCGTTGGCCTTCGACGTCACTTACCTTGGCAAGGTGTGGCGCGTGGTGCAGGAGAACATCGTCAAGGCCAAGGTGGGCGAGCGCGTCTACGAGGAGCTCTCGCTGCCGTTGCGCAGCCTGCGCGACATGCTCAACGAGGACATCGAGAAGGTGCGCGTGGATTCGCGCGAGACCTTCGAGAAGGTCGTCAAGTTCGTGCACAAGTTCATGCCTCAGCTGGACGACCGCGTCGAGCACTATTCCGGCGAGCGGCCGATCTTCGACCTCTACGGGGTGGAAGACGAAGTCCAGCGCGCGCTGAAGAAGGAAGTGCCGCTCAAGTCGGGTGGCTACCTCATCGTCGACCAGACCGAGGCGATGACCACCATCGACGTCAATACCGGCGGCTATGTCGGTACGCGAAATCTGGAGGAAACCGTTTATCGGACGAACCTGGAGGCTGCGCAGGCGGCGGCACGCCAGCTCCGGCTACGCAACCTGGGCGGCATCATCATCATCGACTTCATCGACATGACGGACGAGGAACACCGGCGGCAGGTGCTGCGCATGCTCGAAAAGGGCTTGCTGCGCGATCACGCCAAGACCACGGTCTATCCCATGTCGGCGCTGGGCCTGGTGGAAATGACGCGCAAGCGAACCACCGAAAGCCTGGAGCGCCAGCTGTGCGAGCCATGCCCGGCGTGCAGCGGGCGGGGCACGCTCAAGACTGCTGAAACGGTGACCTACGAGATCTTCCGCGAGATCACCCGCGCCGTGCGCCAGTTCAATACCGAAAAATTACTGGTGATGGCGAGCCCGAACGTGGTCGGCCGCATCCTGGAGGAAGAGTCCGTCGCGGTGGCCGAATTGGAAGAGTTCATCTCCAAAAGCATACGCTTTCAGGCTGAGGAGCATTATTCGCAGGAACAGTTCGATGTGGTTCTGCTGTAA